The genomic DNA CTCCAGGTGTCATACGCGCAGGTATGTAGCACGATGTCTACTCATTTATTCTCACTCAGTCGGTCTGTAACATTCTTTTCGTCAAGTCGTTGTGTGACAGTTGTTGTGACCGTTATTCTCACTCAGTCGGTCTGTAACGTTTTTTTTGTCAAATCGGTGTGTGCAGTTGTTGTTATGATCGCCGTGTGTGTTCCTCAATAAATACATAGCTTGAAATAGCCTACCTTAAAATATTAATACATTTCATAAATGACAATTATACTATAGCCTGTACACTTCCTTATTTGTATTTGATTAACAGGTACATACTAATGATTGATGTGGAGGGTCGACTGTTTACAATAACAATGACCTCGTGTAACAGTAGACTCAGCCACTGGAGAAAAACAACTTTTGAGGCATCAACAACTAGATCAATTTAAAAACGGGTTACATCATCAACTGTAACCAATAAAAGGCGGGACTTCCGTTTCAATTGCGGCGGAGTTCTCCACATCAACTGCTGTTTTATCACTGCCAGAGCCTAAGAAAATATGTTATAAGtgatttaaataaatataaatgattttaaaaaaagtatatattatataatgCAACAATGCATGGGCTTTGTTAAATGTGCTAAATTAACACCTTTGCCTTTTACTTATTTCTGAAAGGATTGTTTGAGTTAGATTAATAATATTTTTATACAAACAACACACACGTCTCAGCTACCATTACACACTGTAACTAAGTTTATATGACATACAGACGTTTATAGTTCAACGAGAGTGGCGGAAGTGAAATACCCCGTCAGCAGGGTTAAATGTAACAGGCTGCAGGATTCAATGTAACACTCTTCAATTTTAAAAATAAGTGGTACTTGAAAAATGTTATGATTTGAAACCGATATTTAGATggaaatacactaagttgacaaaacatattttgataaaaaaaattgtGCATGTCATATTGGCCAAAAACGAATTATCCAAAATTAATATAAGCATTCAAAAAGGTATTATCTTAGTTGTACTGGGAAACTTGATGTAAAGAAGTGAAATGATATATCATTATGTGAATGTGTCTAAATACTATATAAAATACCAAATTATAAAATGTGTTTCATTTGACCCCCCAATTACTCATTTTAATCTAATCTGAGTCTTTTGAAAAAAATACTAGAATAATTATTGTCATCAACTAATCAAAAGATCTATTCTTACGGATACATTATATATGATTAGATACATGGGGAATGTTCCACTGGTCATTAAAAAAATGGAGGCATCAAGACTATTCATGTTAGGCCTCAAAACACTTTTTggccaataaaataaaaaatgattgacTGGTACTCCTAAAACGTCTCAGGTATGTAGAGACATTAACCAAGTATTAGCACATTGAATAACGGCTTTCTAAGTGGTTTCTAATTTGTAGGTGTTACAACTGACCCTGTGCATACTACCACTTGTGCCATAAAGGCCCATACCTCATGGCAGAGGATACAGCATGCTGTTATTGTTCCATGACCATACTATCCCAACCTCATTGGCTTTTCTTGTCTTGTTTCAGATACAGGAGAACTCTAGCCATCTTTCATACCCAGTTGATGGGTACGTGTGAATGTGTTAGTGTAGATGTGTCAGGCCTTGCAGTGCTGAAGCAGCACAGAATGGTTTGTGGGTAATACAGGGATACAGGCTGTACTGTGCTGTTGCAGTAACGCCTGGAGAAACATGGAAAAAAGGATTGGAAGAGTGAAAGCAATACACAAATAGTTCCACCTGCTAGGCTATGTCCTGGAGGGCCAcggtgtatgcaggcttttgttacaacccagctctaacacacctgattcaactaattgtGGTTTAAGACCACAATCAATTAAATCAGGTGTGCCGGAGCACAAGCCTGCATACACCATGGCCCTCCAGGACCAGAGTTGCCCAACCTGTGCTTACACCTATCCTATCCTCTCAGACCTATGATAAGTGTCTAAGGCAAGGTCTTGAGAGTTCAGCCTGGGTACAAGAGAGGATGGCTGTGGTGTTATGTGCATGTCTGTGACAACGTGAGCGAAGCCTGGACATCCGAAGCTTGTGACCGCCATTCTGTGACTGGCTGCCTTGCTGTAGCAGCACGTAAATATTGGAGTTCACCACTGCTGAAGCCTCCAGTATTGACGGTGCTGTTGAAGCAAAGCATTGCCGTTTGACATCAGTCTATGggctacctggttgaataaaacAAAGTttgttttttcattgttttatttgtGTTCTTGATCAAATACATTCTCAATTCTATTTCAATTTAGAGAATTGTACTTTTGGAAATATACTTTAGGACACAGGAAATTGATGTCAAataaaatatactgtataaatTGAGACTAATGGTGAGGTGAAGCATATTGACATTATGGCCCTCAACATTATTATCCTTTGTCGCCATCTGCTGGTCAATCCAGTCTGACTCGCAGAGAATGGATccatctcaatagtctgaagtcCACTGATATTACAGAACTGGACATGGAAAGGGAACCACTTCAGACTTTTGAGATGCACCCTGACACTGAGTTCACTTTTTCTTTCCTTCACCAAGCTggctctgtgtgtcctgtcttcTGAGATGTTCTGCCCTGGGGGTTTCACTCAGTACAACGATCTGGGTATTTCTACTCCTTTCAAACATGTAGCATTCAGTCTTCTCCTCTTGGGAAACTGTCCTTGTGTCGATCAGGCGAAACCCATCCTTCAGAAGGGTGTCTACCAGCAGGCCCAGGACGTTGGTGCTGTTGAGAAGCTTTCTGTCATCCGGCTCAATAGTTACAAACCTGTAAGAGTAAAACAATGCAAGTTTGGTCTTTAAAAATGGTGCATAATATAGTTATTTGAATAAACATACAATAGTTATTAAGGATCCAGTGTTTCCCCTAACATTACACAGGCGAGTGCCTATACACTAGGCAGCTAGCTACCTGCTCTCCATGTCCCCCGGACTTCTCACTTCCCCCCCTGCTGCGCCCCCAATGGACAATCCCTCAGGGACATTCTACCTGCCCCAATGGACCTTTACCCTGCCCCCACCCCCCAATGGACATGTATTAGTGTTACAgttgtaaatatgtatatattttaattattatttgtattttttcattCACTTCTCTTTTtgacctgcactgttggagctcggagcttaagaatttcactgtaccctgcaattacatctgcaactctgtgcatgtgactaataaactcaTCATACAGTATGGAGCCCTTGAGGAATTGGCCAATGGGAGACACTGAGATGGGTATAATAGCCTACGGGGTGAGTGTAACTTCCCCTCACCTGGCAGAGAAGTCATCCCTGGCTAGTTGGTCAGTCCCACAGTGGAACACCATGTCGTGGTGAGAGGGTCTCTGGACCGATACAGGATGAGGTGTGCTGGAGTTCTGAGGCAGGTGTGGGAAATTCCCATTCAGATTTGGATCTTCCACAAAAATGAATATCCTTCTCGCCAAAGCCTCCAGAGTTTTGTTGTTGGAGCAGAATATTTGGAAGAATCCGTGAGTTTCCTGGACAGAGAAGCGCAACTCTAGAACCTCAACTCTGGATCGATGGCTGTTCCTCTCAACCCAAAGTGCCAAAGGATGCAAACCATAGAACTGTGCTTCTTGAGCCAAGCCATTGTAGTCAGAGAATTCTGCTGGCAAGGTGATTTGACCTGTCCTCATATAATCCAGGATGTATTTAAAGAAAGTCCCATCTCTATCTACAAAAACTTGTCCACTGATAACTTTAAAATCTGCGTCTTTGCCATCCAGGATCCTAGCTATTCTTGAGTCTTGGTGTCTTCTGAGAGTTGACAGAGTAGTGGTGAATGTTTGACCTCCAATATTGAATGTTATTAAGTCCTGGGCACTCATGTTTAGATGACTGACAGTTTAAATCATTGCAGACAAGAATGGgtctgaggagaggagtggtattCAGTGAACATATCCTGGCAACACCAACCGTAAACAAAACAAATTTCATGCTAGGTGAGTGCAGTCACATAACTTCAGTTGGAGAGGCTGGTGACAGTGCAGAATGTTACCACTAGGGGCTAATATGAGCCACAAATTGAAATTGATCATTGAGCCCCAATGGAGTAAATCGAGTAATAAAACACAGGAGGTTggaggcaccttaattggggaggacgggctcgtggttaTGGCTGGAGCAGAAAagtatcaaatacatggttaccatgtgtttgataccattcaattcattccattccagccataatTATGAGCTGTGCTCCCCCCAGCAACCTCAAGGGGTACTAAAGTTACTAAATGGAGTACAGAGAGGTTGGCCCCCCGGATGGTTGGTTTGGCTCCTGACAGTAGACATTGGTCTAAAGTTACATCTACATTCAACATGGGATTAGCATTATCCTTTTTTTGTTGCATTGTTTTTTATGCTTTAGCTTCGTGTCTCTTTTATTCAGTCTACCCTCCTGTCTGTTTAGTTCAATAAATGACAGTGAGTGGCACTTAATCTGCACTAATCTGAAAAGAAATAGGATGGGTAATATGTGAGCATATGTTTATGTAGTTTCCTCAAATTCAATGTGATAATGTTTATTTAGTTGTAGGTAATACATTAAAGCAATAATAAACAACAAACTGTAGTAGTGATTTGATTGTTTTTCTGTTCAAATATTAGTGTAACTACATTTGTGTGGATTAACAGTAAAGTCAATTCATTTCTTGTTTAATTTGTGAAGCATTGATCTTCAGTGATTCTTCATAATTAAGTCCTCCCTTTGGGCTCAAATCCAACCTATCTGTCAACAACAGCAAGCAATCCGTGTAAAGTAGCCAGCCATAGCATAGTTGATTAGCAAGTCGTTTGGTAATAATGTACAGTATCTTCATTGGAGACAAAAAAAAACCGATATATTGCAGCAATTTAAGGGTATCAACTAGTTACATTGCGCAACAATGTTGCAAGGAAGTGGGTTCACACATACTAGCCATAGGCTTCCTCCCCCAATTGACAGGATTCCGTGGCTCCTCCCTGACGATATTATCCCATCGCGGTGTATCACGTCTGGACAGCCACCCTCGGCAAAACAGCAGTACGTTTTCTCTTTTCCCACCGGAGCTTCAAGCGCAGGATAGCCAAACATCCCGAACACAGACAGCCATGGCAGAAAACGCCGATTTGGATAACCACCGAATTAAGAGCTTCAAAAATAAGGGGCGCGATGTCGAGGTGAGAATCTAGctaggctaacgttagctggctggctaactagCCGTTAGCAACGAGTGCTTGCCAACACTCGGGGTTACCTAGTTCTCAATTCGGTTTGGTTGCTGCAGTATTCATTGTCCGTCCGTGTTGAAGTTATCTTTTTCTATAATGTGTCGCCGATTATGATATCATCCACATTCACTAACTAACTAAAGTGTATCATGCGGAGCGGGCGCGGCTTTCGCAAGGCCTGCTAGTTAGCTAGGAAAGTTGCTAACTCTGTGCTTGCTAGCAGCTAGCTAGGTTGTGAGGAACATATTTTTGGAAATGAACTATTCTGGCATCAACTAAACTAAATGAAAGTAATAGTTATAATTGGTAAAAGGCACCAGACAACTAACTATCTTGATGTTGGTCATGGGCATGACATTTGATATTTCGAGTTGGCAAGTCAGTCACTGTAACTTAACTGAGCTAGATAAGCTTACCAGCTAACCAAACCAGCTAATTATAGCTAGTTGTATGTGTCAAAATGGGCGGATGATGCACATTAACTGTTACAAAACAACTAGCACAACTCAACTTCCACGGCTGCAACAGTTGAGATTCGGGGTTATTAATCAGTTTATAATAATATACCCAGCTAACTA from Oncorhynchus clarkii lewisi isolate Uvic-CL-2024 chromosome 7, UVic_Ocla_1.0, whole genome shotgun sequence includes the following:
- the LOC139412911 gene encoding putative potassium channel regulatory protein, with the translated sequence MSAQDLITFNIGGQTFTTTLSTLRRHQDSRIARILDGKDADFKVISGQVFVDRDGTFFKYILDYMRTGQITLPAEFSDYNGLAQEAQFYGLHPLALWVERNSHRSRVEVLELRFSVQETHGFFQIFCSNNKTLEALARRIFIFVEDPNLNGNFPHLPQNSSTPHPVSVQRPSHHDMVFHCGTDQLARDDFSARFVTIEPDDRKLLNSTNVLGLLVDTLLKDGFRLIDTRTVSQEEKTECYMFERSRNTQIVVLSETPRAEHLRRQDTQSQLGEGKKK